One window from the genome of Saimiri boliviensis isolate mSaiBol1 chromosome 2, mSaiBol1.pri, whole genome shotgun sequence encodes:
- the SPINK4 gene encoding serine protease inhibitor Kazal-type 4, with product MAVYQWVVTLTLAALLVVDREVPVSAGKLFFSRMPICEHMVESPTCSQTSNLVCGTDGVTYTNECQLCLARIKTKQDIQITKDGKC from the exons ATGGCCGTCTACCAGTGGGTAGTCACTCTGACCTTGGCTGCCCTCCTTGTTGTGGATAGGG AAGTGCCAGTGTCCGCAGGAAAGCTCTTTTTCTCAAGAATG CCCATCTGTGAACACATGGTAGAGTCGCCAACCTGTTCCCAGACATCCAACCTGGTCTGCGGCACTGATGGGGTCACATATACAAATGAATGCCAGCTCTGCTTGGCCCGGAT AAAAACCAAACAGGACATCCAGATCACGAAAGATGGCAAATGCTGA